TGCCGATACCAAAGTTAAATCACCAGAGTTTGCTGCCATGAATAATGAGCTGGCGATAGCATTGATAAACGCAGGTGATTTGAAAGCTGCGGAAAAGGTTTTGGCGGAAGGCAAAAAGAAGGCAACGTCATCTCCGCTGCTTTACATCAATCAAGCACGTATTTATTTGAAACTAGGTGAATACGACGAGGCACGGAAGGAAATACTTCAAATATGTACTGACAAGTCATCGGCTAATATTGAAGCGCTAAAAATGCTGGCAAGGATCGACGAGATAAGGTTTTCTAAATCAGCGGATGACGGTGTTATGAAACAGTTGCTGGATACTTATCGGGTGTTGACCTTTCGCAAGGCCGACCCTTTTTACGATTATCGGTATGGACAACTGCTGTTGAAGGCAGGAGACAGGACCAGGGCTCTGGAGCATTTCAAAGCGGCTGCGCTACGGGCTCCAGCTGGCAGCCACTACAAATTGGCGGCAGCAAAATTGGTGTCTCGATTGCAACAGAACTGAACAGATGAAAGCCTATTTTCAACTTCTTCGGCCGCACCAGTGGCTCAAGAACCTGATGCTGCTGTTTCCGCCTTTTCTGGGGGGGACGCTCTTGGGGGGGCATTACTCGTCAGGACAGTTGCTTTGGCCCCTCGTTGCTTTCTGCCTTGGCTCGAGTGCCACCTACATTGTCAATGATATCTGCGATGTCGAGCAGGACAGACTTCATGCCCGCAAAAAACACCGCCCCCTGGCGGCGGGGAGGATTGGGGTTCGTCTGGCTGTGGTTTTGGCGGTTGTTTTTGCGGCAGGGGCGGTTGCCGGCGCCTGGTGGGTGTCTGCCCGGTTTCTGGTGTTTCTGTTGCTGTATCTCGGTGTTTCACTCGTTTATTCATTATGGCTGAAGGACATGCCGCTGGTCGAGCTCTTTTGCGTGGTCAGCGGTTTTCTTTTGCGACTTCTGGCCGGCGGCGAGGCCTATGGGGTGGCGATTTCCGACTGGCTGTTCCTCAGCGTTTTTCTGCTGGCGCTTTTTCTGGTCAGTGGCAAAAGACTCAGCGAATTGCGTCATGAGGGTGGGGAGGCGCCGGAAAGGATCCGTTCGGTTCTGGCCTGTTATCCGCAGGGATTCCTGGAAGGATGCATGTTGCTGTCCGGATCCGCGGTCCTTGTCACCTACACGATGTATGTCATCAGTCACCAGAGCACGATCTGGGTCATCCCGCTGAGCTGTTTTGGCCTGCTGGCATTCTGGAGGAGGGTTTTGTCGGGCAGGGGAGGCGATCCGACCCGGGCTTTGCTCATGGATCCCTGCCTTTTCATCGCTGGCGTCGGGTGGGTTGTTGTTGTTGGATGGAGTGTTTATGGGTAAGTCGCTCGATATCGCATTTTACCGGTATTCGCTGTTGAATCGCGGTGGTGACCGTATGGTGATCGAATATGCGAACCATCTGGCTGATATCGGGCATAGCGTCACACTTTACACATCGGTTGACAAAACTGTATTTCACGTCTCTTCGAAAATCGTCCGCAAAAAGATCCCTTGGCCAGGACGAATTGGTTTTCTTGCCTGGACATCTGTTTGCAGATTGCGGCATGCAATTACCATTGTAGACATCATTCATCTGACTCCTTTGTTACGATGTCGTGGCCATCTCGTCTATTTCGCCCAAGCCGATGATGTGGAGTACTACGGAAAACCTTTCAATCGATGGATTGTCGATAAGCTCTATCGTCGTTTTTTTCGAAAAGACGGTTTCTGCATCGCGGTCTACAAGCATTTGACCGAAGCTTTTCGCCAGCGTTATGGCGCCAAAAACTGCTTCACAGTAGTTAATGGGATAGATCTCAGAATCTTCCATCATGAACCGGATAGCGATCTATTGGCTGCCAAAGGGAAGAGGCGTGCGATCTTTTTTATGTCACGGGGCGATCATTATCGTAAGGGATACGATTTAGCCTTGCAGGTTTTCGCACGACTGTCCGACGAGATTTCCGATCAGATCGAATTGTGGGTCTGTGGTGATTCCTTGCGTGGGGATTTCAGCTTTCCGGTTCGTCAATTCGGTGTGGTTGATGATAGCCGCCTGCGACAGATCCTGAGTAGCGTCGATATTTTCTTTTATCCGTCGCGGCACGAAGGGTTTGGTCTTTTCCCGCTGGAGGCGATGGCATGCGGCAGTGTGGTGGTGACGACCGACGCTGTTCCCTATGCCTGTAACTATGGTTGTATTCACCAAACCGGCATCGGTGACGTTGAAGCCATGGTGAGAGAGATTGTCGGGCTGGTGAACGACCCGGAACGGCTGGCCGCCGATCGAAGAGAGGGGTTTGCGGTTGCCGGGCGCTATGATCTGCGGCGGAGCTGCGATGCGTTTGCTGACGTGCTTGAATCCTTGCCGGGAGGGGCCTGTGCGCATCGGGATTGACGCGACCACCATCTATACCGCTCGACCGACGGGGCTGGGGATCTACAGCATCAACGTCATTAACGAACTGGCAAAAATCCACGACAACATTGTCGTTTGGACGGTCGACGATTCTCGGTTGAATCTGCGCCCGGAGCAGGTGCGCCGGGTGATGCAGCCGTTCCGATTTCTAGGCAACCAGCTTTTTCAGCTTCGCCCGCTTTGGGTTCAGTGGATTCTTCCCCGCCTGATAAAGAAGGAGGGGGTCGATATCCTCTACACGACGATCCCAAACGGTCTCTGTGGTAGCCCGGTGCCGCATATCCTTACCGTACACGACATCATTCCACTGGTTTTTCCGGAAGACGCTCCTCGAATGGTGCGCTGGAACTTCCGCTACCGCCTGCCGAAAATTTTCGACCAGGCGACAACCGTCATCGCCGTATCTGACTATACGCGGCAGGATCTGCTCCGACATTACGCGCTCGACCCGGCGAAAGTGGTCGTCGTCAGTGAGGGGTACGACCGTGAGAATTTCCGGCCGCGGAACGATCTTGCGGGGTTGGAAAAATATGGTCTGACGCCAGGCGGGTATCTCCTCTATGTTGGCAACAGTAGCCCGCGGAAGAATGTGGCCCGGCTGATCGAGGGGTTTGCGCGGGTCCGCGATTCATTCCCCCATGATCTGGTCCTGGCCGGCAGCAAAATACCGACGCAGATCGCACAAATAAAAAGTACGGCGGCACGTTACAAGGTTTCCGACCGGGTCAAACTTCTCGATTATGTACCCTATGGCGACCTGGGCTTGCTTTATAGCGGTGCGGCCCTGTTTGCCTTCGTTTCGGAATACGAGGGATTCGGCTTGCCGGTGCTCGAGGCTATGGCCTGCGGCGTGCCGGTGTTGGCGGCTGACTCGACCTCTCTTCCGGAAGTGGTCGGCGATGCCGCCATGCTGGTCAATCCTCGGGATGCGAAGGGGATCGGCGATGCGTTGCGCACGATTCTGGGAGATGAATGGCAACGGGCAGAAATGAAGCGTAAATCACTGGCCAGGTGCCGAGAATTTTCCTGGGAGAAGACCGCCCGGGAGATACTGAGGCTGTGTAAAGCCGGCCTGAGCTCATGAAAGGCAAACTTTCGATCGAAATCTCTGCGCAGGTTGCGAGCCGCATCGTCTGCAGCGTACTGGGGCTGGTCCTCATTACCCAACTTTCCCGCTATGTCAGTGTCGAGGATTTTGGCGTTTATACGCTCTCTTTTACAGTCCTTGCCTTCTTTTCGCCGGTTGTCGAGATCGGATTGAATACCATTGCCATCAGGGAGATCGCGCGCACTCCTGAGAAAGGCCCGGCTATTTTTTCATCGGTTATCGCGGTCAAACTGCTGATGGCTGTACTGGCATTTGGCGGGGCAGTGTCTTTCGCTCTGTGGCTGGGGAATGATGCGAGGCAGCAAACGGTCATTATCCTGACATCGCTGGGTCTGTTTAATTTAGTTCTCGGTACGCTCGATATTCTGCTCATTGTCAGCCATCGCATGCTGGTATGGGCTGGGATACAGATAGTGGCCGGCCTTGTCGGTTTGTCGGGTGTCATGGCAATGATCTGGGCTGGGTTGGGGCTGCCGGTTATCGTTCTGGTTCAGGTCGGCTCGCTTTTTGTGGTTTATGCCCTCGCTTTCCTGTATTTGCGCCGGGAGATGAACCTGGGCTTGCCCGACAGGAGGATGGTCTTCTATCTGGTCAGGGAATCACTCCCTCAGGGAATCTCCGGGGTCATTACGGCTTACTATTTTAATGTCGATATGGTGATGGTCGCCAAGATGGTTGGCACCGAGGGAGTGGCCTTCTATGGTGCCGCTTACCGGCTGCTGAACCTGATGTGTTTTGTGCCGCATGCCATCATGATGACTTTCATGCCGATCCTGACCCGTGCTCTGGCCACCGAGAAAGAGGATTTTTCCAAGCTGTTTCGGTATGTTTTCCACCTGATGCTGTTTCTCGCCCTCCCGATCGCCCTGTGGGTGGGGTGGTTCGCCGAGGACATCATCACCCTGATCTATTCGTCGACCTATCAACCGGCCGCGGCGGCGTTAAGGATTCT
This window of the Geothermobacter ehrlichii genome carries:
- a CDS encoding glycosyltransferase family 4 protein; translated protein: MGKSLDIAFYRYSLLNRGGDRMVIEYANHLADIGHSVTLYTSVDKTVFHVSSKIVRKKIPWPGRIGFLAWTSVCRLRHAITIVDIIHLTPLLRCRGHLVYFAQADDVEYYGKPFNRWIVDKLYRRFFRKDGFCIAVYKHLTEAFRQRYGAKNCFTVVNGIDLRIFHHEPDSDLLAAKGKRRAIFFMSRGDHYRKGYDLALQVFARLSDEISDQIELWVCGDSLRGDFSFPVRQFGVVDDSRLRQILSSVDIFFYPSRHEGFGLFPLEAMACGSVVVTTDAVPYACNYGCIHQTGIGDVEAMVREIVGLVNDPERLAADRREGFAVAGRYDLRRSCDAFADVLESLPGGACAHRD
- a CDS encoding decaprenyl-phosphate phosphoribosyltransferase, which encodes MKAYFQLLRPHQWLKNLMLLFPPFLGGTLLGGHYSSGQLLWPLVAFCLGSSATYIVNDICDVEQDRLHARKKHRPLAAGRIGVRLAVVLAVVFAAGAVAGAWWVSARFLVFLLLYLGVSLVYSLWLKDMPLVELFCVVSGFLLRLLAGGEAYGVAISDWLFLSVFLLALFLVSGKRLSELRHEGGEAPERIRSVLACYPQGFLEGCMLLSGSAVLVTYTMYVISHQSTIWVIPLSCFGLLAFWRRVLSGRGGDPTRALLMDPCLFIAGVGWVVVVGWSVYG
- a CDS encoding flippase, whose protein sequence is MKGKLSIEISAQVASRIVCSVLGLVLITQLSRYVSVEDFGVYTLSFTVLAFFSPVVEIGLNTIAIREIARTPEKGPAIFSSVIAVKLLMAVLAFGGAVSFALWLGNDARQQTVIILTSLGLFNLVLGTLDILLIVSHRMLVWAGIQIVAGLVGLSGVMAMIWAGLGLPVIVLVQVGSLFVVYALAFLYLRREMNLGLPDRRMVFYLVRESLPQGISGVITAYYFNVDMVMVAKMVGTEGVAFYGAAYRLLNLMCFVPHAIMMTFMPILTRALATEKEDFSKLFRYVFHLMLFLALPIALWVGWFAEDIITLIYSSTYQPAAAALRILVWAGVGVFLSHLSGYALVILGRQKTGMIISATTLALNVALNFWLIKTWGFLGAACATVICEMFVIFAGYGFCYHYQRVVPFSQKLVRSFVASIVMLVVLVVGRGHFYVTSMVAVVLISAGFFWTLREKERLS
- a CDS encoding glycosyltransferase family 4 protein, which translates into the protein MRIGIDATTIYTARPTGLGIYSINVINELAKIHDNIVVWTVDDSRLNLRPEQVRRVMQPFRFLGNQLFQLRPLWVQWILPRLIKKEGVDILYTTIPNGLCGSPVPHILTVHDIIPLVFPEDAPRMVRWNFRYRLPKIFDQATTVIAVSDYTRQDLLRHYALDPAKVVVVSEGYDRENFRPRNDLAGLEKYGLTPGGYLLYVGNSSPRKNVARLIEGFARVRDSFPHDLVLAGSKIPTQIAQIKSTAARYKVSDRVKLLDYVPYGDLGLLYSGAALFAFVSEYEGFGLPVLEAMACGVPVLAADSTSLPEVVGDAAMLVNPRDAKGIGDALRTILGDEWQRAEMKRKSLARCREFSWEKTAREILRLCKAGLSS